In Chryseobacterium oranimense, a single window of DNA contains:
- the secD gene encoding protein translocase subunit SecD, producing the protein MQGKGLITIVAIVLGLICLNELLPTWYASKIERQATAVAGDNPEKYQKEIARLSKDTLNLGFTKLYYTKAKDKEMKLGLDLKGGINVLLEINQRDLVNDLTNYSTNPVLIEALNKTDEVQKNSTKSYIDNFFDQFEAINKAKGTNLKLADPELFGNTNLSEIKYNTSDDQVKSIIKRRIDLSVGTAFEVIRTRIDKMGAVQPNVQRVPGTARISVEMPGMKDIDKVKKMLQTSAKLQFWEVQQVPEMAPYFQTLTTMVAIKGDSMGVAKNINFMNLLNLDKLRANGVASVKLSDTAAVNKILNSKVGQSLRPANIKYTQFMWGYKPEATDAESLVLYAIRGNINQKAPVDGAVETASIGYDELSRVVVDMQMDSKGAKEWKTLTEKNVGKPVAVTLDGRVYTAPNVVNAIPNGRTQISGNFSQEEAKELVDVLGAGKLPAGAKVVQATVVGPSLGQESINAGVISFAIAFLIIIVYIIFYYGGAGVYAVIAMIVNLFYIFGIMDSGDFTLTLPGIAGIVLTMAMAVDTNVIIYERTKEELFAGKSILEAYKDGFKHALSAIVDGHLTTLLTAGVLFLFGTGPIKGFALTLGIGILMTFFTSVLLSRVMIFSRLNKGKHLSVWTPPTKNLFRNTWIDFIGKRKYAYIVSAVLTVICIASIAIHGFKYGIDFTGGRNYVVRFDKAVNAEDVEQNLVKVFKTEDGKNSSVEAKTFGNDKQLKISTDYLIEDESLKADQTIEQKLYEGLKTHLPANTTLSDFKSADKDHAGIISSEKVGPTVADDIKTHGVLAVVAALAGIFIYILLRFRKWQFSLGAVVALFHDAVIILGAYSLLHKFMPFNMEINQDFVAAILTVLGYSINDTVIIFDRIREYLREKKSLTLAGLFDDSISSTLGRTFNTSFTTILVILAIFIFGGDNLRGFMFAMLIGIGFGTYSSIFIASAIAYDFLKKGKEEGVHGKTTTTKEVLASK; encoded by the coding sequence ATGCAAGGAAAAGGACTTATTACAATTGTTGCTATTGTACTAGGGTTAATTTGCTTAAATGAGCTATTACCAACTTGGTACGCCAGCAAAATTGAAAGGCAGGCGACTGCTGTTGCAGGAGACAATCCGGAAAAGTATCAGAAAGAAATTGCAAGACTTTCTAAGGATACTTTGAACCTGGGATTCACAAAACTTTATTACACTAAAGCCAAAGACAAGGAAATGAAACTTGGTCTTGACTTGAAAGGAGGGATCAACGTTCTTTTGGAAATCAACCAGAGAGACTTGGTGAATGATTTAACCAATTATTCTACGAATCCTGTTCTTATTGAGGCTTTAAACAAAACTGATGAAGTTCAGAAGAATTCCACAAAATCTTATATTGATAATTTCTTCGACCAGTTTGAAGCGATCAACAAGGCAAAAGGGACTAACCTTAAGCTGGCAGATCCTGAACTTTTCGGGAATACCAATTTATCAGAAATCAAGTACAATACTTCTGATGATCAGGTGAAAAGCATTATCAAAAGAAGAATTGATCTTTCTGTAGGAACAGCTTTCGAGGTAATCAGAACCAGAATCGATAAAATGGGTGCTGTGCAGCCTAACGTTCAGAGAGTACCTGGTACGGCAAGAATTTCTGTTGAAATGCCTGGTATGAAAGATATCGACAAGGTGAAGAAAATGCTTCAGACTTCTGCAAAACTTCAGTTCTGGGAAGTACAGCAGGTTCCTGAAATGGCGCCATATTTCCAGACATTGACTACAATGGTAGCTATAAAAGGTGATTCTATGGGAGTTGCGAAGAATATCAACTTCATGAACCTTTTGAACCTTGACAAATTAAGAGCAAACGGTGTTGCCAGTGTAAAACTTTCCGATACTGCTGCTGTAAACAAAATTCTGAATAGTAAAGTTGGTCAGTCATTACGTCCTGCCAACATTAAATATACTCAGTTTATGTGGGGATACAAACCTGAAGCTACAGATGCTGAAAGTTTGGTATTATACGCAATCAGAGGGAATATCAACCAGAAAGCTCCGGTAGACGGTGCTGTTGAAACCGCAAGCATTGGCTATGATGAGCTGAGCAGAGTGGTAGTAGATATGCAGATGGACTCCAAAGGAGCTAAAGAATGGAAAACATTAACCGAGAAAAACGTAGGTAAACCAGTTGCGGTAACGTTAGATGGCAGAGTATATACTGCACCAAACGTTGTCAACGCTATTCCTAACGGTAGAACCCAGATCTCCGGTAACTTCTCTCAGGAAGAAGCTAAAGAACTGGTAGACGTTTTGGGAGCAGGTAAATTACCGGCGGGCGCAAAAGTAGTTCAGGCTACAGTAGTGGGACCTTCATTAGGACAGGAATCTATTAACGCAGGGGTTATCTCATTTGCTATCGCATTTTTAATTATTATTGTTTACATCATTTTCTATTACGGTGGTGCAGGAGTTTACGCGGTAATTGCAATGATTGTTAACTTATTCTATATTTTCGGAATTATGGATTCCGGAGACTTTACCCTTACACTTCCTGGTATCGCAGGTATTGTTCTTACAATGGCCATGGCCGTAGATACGAACGTAATTATCTACGAAAGAACCAAAGAAGAACTTTTCGCAGGTAAAAGCATTCTTGAAGCTTATAAAGACGGTTTCAAACATGCATTAAGTGCGATTGTTGATGGTCACTTAACGACATTATTAACGGCTGGTGTACTTTTCTTATTCGGAACAGGACCTATTAAAGGATTTGCTTTGACTTTAGGAATCGGTATCTTAATGACATTCTTTACTTCCGTATTACTTTCAAGAGTAATGATCTTCTCAAGACTGAACAAAGGAAAACACCTTTCTGTCTGGACTCCTCCAACAAAAAATCTATTCAGAAATACATGGATCGATTTCATCGGAAAGAGAAAATACGCATATATCGTTTCTGCTGTTTTAACAGTAATTTGTATTGCTTCTATTGCTATTCACGGATTCAAATACGGAATCGATTTTACAGGAGGTAGAAACTATGTGGTAAGATTTGACAAAGCAGTTAATGCTGAAGATGTTGAACAGAACTTAGTAAAAGTATTCAAAACTGAAGACGGTAAAAACTCTTCTGTTGAAGCAAAGACTTTCGGAAACGACAAGCAGTTGAAGATCTCTACAGATTACCTTATCGAAGATGAATCTTTAAAAGCTGACCAGACGATAGAACAAAAACTATACGAAGGTTTAAAAACACATTTACCTGCCAATACTACATTAAGCGATTTCAAATCTGCAGATAAAGACCACGCAGGAATCATTTCTTCTGAAAAAGTGGGACCTACGGTAGCAGACGACATCAAAACTCATGGTGTGCTTGCAGTAGTAGCTGCTTTGGCCGGTATCTTTATCTATATCCTGTTAAGATTTAGAAAATGGCAGTTCTCATTAGGTGCTGTTGTGGCTCTATTCCATGATGCGGTAATTATTTTGGGAGCTTATTCATTGCTTCATAAATTTATGCCGTTCAATATGGAGATCAATCAGGATTTCGTTGCGGCAATCCTTACTGTATTGGGATATTCAATTAATGATACCGTTATTATCTTCGATAGAATCAGGGAGTATCTGAGAGAGAAGAAATCTTTAACATTAGCCGGATTATTTGATGACTCTATTTCCAGTACATTGGGTAGAACATTCAACACTTCATTCACAACAATCCTTGTAATTTTAGCCATCTTCATTTTTGGAGGTGATAACCTGAGAGGATTTATGTTTGCGATGTTGATCGGTATCGGATTCGGTACTTATTCATCTATCTTTATTGCATCGGCTATCGCTTATGACTTCCTTAAGAAAGGAAAAGAAGAAGGCGTGCATGGTAAAACAACGACCACCAAAGAAGTGCTTGCTTCAAAGTAA
- a CDS encoding PQQ-dependent sugar dehydrogenase, producing MKKLFFTLCVFSSLIVNAQSINLVEFASGLTSPVEITNANDTRLFVVQQNGIIKIIQPSGTINGADFLNISSKVLYGGERGLLGLAFHPQYATNGYFFVYYNNAANGNITVARYSVNTTNPDLADPASEKIILNIPKPFDNHNGGSIHFAPDGNLWIVTGDGGSGGDPNNNAQNINSLLGKMLRIDVNATGPYNIPPGNPFTGNSVAGADEIWSYGLRNAWKFSFDTTTGNVMIADVGQGAIEEINKMPITQAGINYGWRCYEGNNAYNTAGCGNMASMTFPVAVYDHSGGKCSITGGYVYRGSQYPALQGKYFFADYCSTQVGFMNPDNSIVWGPASSGNNFSTFGQNSQKELFVAAVNSGKIFKITTGSLATDEASNLNSINIHPNPASEKVFIEGLPDMNNTIDLISTEGKIVLEKAKIENDGSVDITGIPPGAYYLIIKSGDVKSYSQKLIIK from the coding sequence ATGAAAAAACTATTTTTTACCCTCTGCGTTTTTTCTTCTTTAATTGTTAATGCTCAAAGCATTAATTTAGTAGAATTTGCGTCCGGGCTCACCAGTCCCGTTGAAATTACGAACGCCAATGATACCCGTCTCTTCGTCGTACAGCAGAACGGAATCATCAAAATTATCCAGCCCAGCGGAACAATCAATGGTGCTGATTTTCTAAATATCAGCTCTAAAGTTCTTTACGGAGGAGAAAGAGGCCTTCTCGGGCTTGCATTTCATCCTCAATATGCAACGAATGGATATTTCTTCGTGTATTACAACAATGCCGCGAACGGAAATATTACAGTGGCAAGGTACTCTGTAAATACTACCAATCCGGATCTTGCAGATCCTGCTTCCGAAAAGATCATTCTGAACATTCCCAAACCGTTTGACAATCACAATGGAGGAAGCATTCATTTTGCGCCCGACGGAAACCTCTGGATCGTTACAGGAGATGGCGGAAGCGGCGGGGACCCCAACAACAACGCTCAAAACATCAATTCACTTCTGGGAAAAATGTTAAGAATCGATGTGAATGCTACCGGACCGTATAATATTCCCCCAGGAAATCCTTTTACAGGAAATTCAGTAGCCGGAGCCGACGAAATCTGGTCATACGGACTTAGAAACGCATGGAAATTTTCATTTGATACTACTACAGGAAATGTGATGATTGCTGATGTGGGTCAGGGAGCAATTGAAGAAATCAACAAAATGCCCATTACACAAGCCGGGATCAATTACGGATGGCGTTGCTACGAAGGGAACAATGCTTATAATACGGCCGGATGCGGCAATATGGCCTCTATGACTTTTCCGGTAGCTGTTTATGATCATTCCGGCGGGAAATGTTCAATCACCGGAGGCTACGTTTACAGAGGAAGCCAATATCCTGCACTTCAGGGAAAATATTTCTTCGCAGATTATTGCTCTACTCAGGTCGGGTTTATGAATCCGGACAATTCCATTGTGTGGGGACCGGCAAGTTCAGGCAATAATTTTTCCACTTTCGGACAGAATTCTCAAAAAGAGCTGTTTGTGGCAGCCGTAAACAGCGGAAAAATATTTAAAATTACAACAGGATCTCTGGCAACGGACGAAGCTTCAAATTTAAACTCTATAAACATCCATCCTAATCCGGCTTCTGAGAAAGTTTTCATTGAAGGACTTCCGGACATGAATAATACCATTGATCTCATCAGCACGGAAGGAAAAATAGTGCTTGAAAAAGCAAAGATTGAAAATGACGGCAGTGTTGATATTACAGGAATTCCTCCCGGAGCGTATTATCTTATTATAAAATCAGGAGACGTGAAATCTTACAGCCAGAAATTAATTATTAAATAA
- the pnuC gene encoding nicotinamide riboside transporter PnuC, with translation MNLYDLFVKPYENYSSIQILLEATGAFFGILSVYFSIKKNIWVYPTGIISTLIYVYILFNFGLLGDCMINVYYTTMSIYGWILWSKNSEDHVHVEVSWATTRERIYAGGLFILSLALVTLIYYYKPYIDNHFSMEGTNLGLYHLDWANWLDVITTSIFLVGMWFMAKQRIENWIFWIIGDFICIPMMIFKELGITSVQYLVFTIMAILGYVNWKKSLKEKSTIKS, from the coding sequence ATGAATTTATATGATCTTTTCGTAAAGCCGTATGAAAACTACAGTAGTATACAAATTCTACTGGAAGCCACCGGTGCATTTTTCGGAATTTTGAGCGTCTATTTTTCAATTAAAAAAAATATCTGGGTTTACCCTACCGGCATCATTTCTACTCTGATCTATGTGTATATTCTTTTTAATTTCGGGCTGCTTGGCGACTGTATGATTAATGTATATTATACAACAATGAGTATTTACGGCTGGATCTTATGGTCAAAAAATTCTGAAGACCATGTTCATGTAGAGGTAAGTTGGGCCACCACCAGGGAAAGGATATATGCAGGAGGTCTCTTTATTTTAAGTCTGGCATTGGTTACACTGATATATTATTACAAACCTTATATTGATAATCACTTTTCCATGGAAGGTACAAATCTAGGATTGTATCATCTCGATTGGGCCAATTGGCTTGATGTGATCACCACTTCTATATTTTTAGTAGGAATGTGGTTTATGGCGAAACAGCGCATTGAGAACTGGATTTTCTGGATCATCGGAGATTTTATTTGTATCCCCATGATGATTTTTAAGGAACTTGGAATCACTTCGGTTCAATATTTGGTATTTACTATAATGGCTATCTTAGGATATGTCAATTGGAAAAAAAGTTTAAAAGAAAAAAGTACAATAAAGTCATGA
- a CDS encoding APC family permease has translation MSKIWVKKPMSAYEADIKKSQLKRVLGKWSLTAIGIGAIIGGGIFVLTGTGAYYNAGPALALSFVIAGIACVFAALCYAEFASILPVEGSAYAYAYGTVGEIFAWIIGWGLILEYAMGSMTVAVSWSGYFGKLLKMFGLHLPAYLTTDPQTYLAAGNSGFSMNLPAFLIVFFVISILVRGTKGAAKANNFIVILKVSAIIFVIIAGAFIIFGSADPFKNWIPFIPEATTITENGVSHSAYGIAGVVAGASAIFFAYVGFDAVSTQAGEAINPKKDVPFAIIASLIICTLLYILVSLVLTGMMHYTDFNPLGKYPDAIKAPVAYAFDIAGYAWAGYIITIAATVGLISVLMVMIMGQSRIFLGMSKDGLIPATFSKVNPETGVPTKNLVILGIVIATIASLTPINDLAHMTSFGTLFAFTMVCVAVWVLRVKEPNLQRNFKVPALPLIACLGIAINVYLIFNLSKEAQMYSFAWLIIGFFVYFLYSKKHSKLQNGEFGETFKAEQEPLEKPDLD, from the coding sequence ATGTCTAAAATTTGGGTTAAGAAGCCAATGAGCGCTTATGAAGCTGATATCAAAAAAAGCCAGCTGAAACGCGTTCTGGGAAAATGGAGCCTTACTGCTATCGGAATCGGAGCAATCATTGGAGGAGGAATATTTGTACTTACGGGAACGGGTGCTTATTATAATGCGGGGCCTGCTTTGGCACTTTCATTCGTAATTGCGGGAATTGCCTGTGTGTTTGCAGCACTTTGTTATGCAGAATTTGCTTCCATACTCCCTGTAGAAGGTTCAGCATATGCTTACGCGTATGGAACGGTGGGGGAGATCTTTGCCTGGATCATAGGCTGGGGACTGATACTGGAATACGCTATGGGATCTATGACCGTCGCCGTGTCCTGGTCGGGATATTTTGGAAAACTTCTCAAAATGTTCGGGCTGCATCTTCCTGCTTATCTTACCACAGATCCGCAGACTTATCTTGCCGCAGGGAATTCCGGTTTTTCGATGAATTTACCTGCATTTTTAATTGTTTTCTTCGTAATTTCTATTCTGGTAAGAGGAACTAAAGGAGCTGCCAAAGCCAATAACTTTATCGTAATTCTTAAAGTTTCAGCTATTATTTTTGTAATTATTGCGGGAGCCTTTATTATTTTCGGTTCTGCTGATCCTTTTAAAAACTGGATTCCTTTCATTCCTGAAGCCACAACGATTACAGAAAACGGAGTCTCGCATTCCGCATACGGTATTGCCGGAGTAGTGGCCGGAGCTTCAGCTATCTTCTTTGCTTATGTAGGTTTCGATGCCGTTTCCACACAGGCGGGGGAAGCTATTAATCCTAAAAAAGACGTGCCATTTGCCATCATCGCTTCGCTGATCATCTGCACACTTTTATATATCCTTGTATCTCTTGTATTAACAGGAATGATGCATTATACAGACTTTAATCCGCTTGGTAAATATCCGGATGCTATTAAAGCTCCTGTAGCGTATGCATTTGATATTGCCGGATATGCATGGGCAGGGTACATTATTACTATCGCTGCTACTGTTGGATTAATCTCAGTATTGATGGTAATGATCATGGGACAGTCGAGAATCTTCTTAGGAATGTCTAAAGACGGATTGATCCCTGCTACTTTCTCAAAAGTAAACCCTGAAACAGGTGTACCTACGAAAAACCTTGTTATTTTAGGAATCGTAATTGCGACTATAGCATCCCTTACCCCAATTAATGACCTTGCGCATATGACCAGTTTCGGGACGTTATTTGCATTCACAATGGTATGTGTGGCGGTTTGGGTATTAAGAGTAAAAGAACCTAATTTGCAGAGAAACTTTAAAGTTCCTGCTTTACCTCTTATTGCCTGTTTAGGTATCGCAATCAATGTTTACCTGATCTTTAACCTGAGCAAAGAAGCACAGATGTATTCTTTTGCATGGCTGATCATCGGATTCTTTGTTTACTTCCTGTACAGTAAAAAACACTCAAAACTTCAGAACGGAGAGTTTGGGGAAACTTTCAAAGCAGAACAGGAACCATTGGAAAAACCTGATTTAGATTAA
- a CDS encoding WD40/YVTN/BNR-like repeat-containing protein: MKKTFSILFFCLGIFAFSQQIESLTTILNDKISIRAIELYDNKVWYSGTDSKFGFVDLKNHENQKQIRLSEEKLQFRTLAQDKDSLYAVNIESPAYFFKIDKKNLKYRIAFTDMSKAAFYDAFHFVNERLAFAFSDTDDNRLKLTMYKNGEWSFFENKVKLNSGEAAFAASNTNIASSKNFLWIATGGKASRILRMDLKKENLEVFETPFIQGESSQGMYSIDFYDDKFGIAVGGDYTKQDENINNIATTHDAGKTWQIQASGKNAGYTTCVKIKPGSKGKEIIAVGDKHISYSSDFGKTWKKISDEKGFFVCSWVNGNTIVFAGNNRISVMKLKF; this comes from the coding sequence ATGAAAAAAACTTTTTCCATCCTGTTTTTCTGTTTGGGGATATTTGCGTTTTCCCAGCAGATCGAGAGCCTTACCACTATTTTGAATGATAAAATCAGTATAAGAGCTATCGAATTGTATGATAACAAAGTCTGGTACAGCGGGACAGATTCAAAATTCGGTTTTGTGGATCTTAAAAATCATGAAAATCAGAAGCAGATCAGATTATCTGAAGAAAAGCTTCAATTCAGAACTCTGGCCCAGGACAAAGATTCTCTTTACGCTGTGAATATTGAAAGTCCTGCTTATTTTTTTAAGATTGATAAAAAGAATTTAAAATATAGAATTGCTTTTACCGATATGAGTAAAGCTGCATTTTATGATGCTTTTCATTTTGTTAATGAAAGACTGGCTTTTGCTTTCAGTGATACAGATGATAACAGATTGAAACTGACAATGTATAAAAATGGAGAATGGAGTTTTTTTGAAAATAAAGTAAAATTAAATTCTGGTGAAGCCGCCTTTGCTGCCAGTAATACCAATATTGCTTCGTCCAAAAATTTCTTATGGATTGCAACAGGTGGGAAAGCATCAAGAATTTTAAGAATGGATCTGAAAAAAGAAAATCTGGAAGTTTTTGAAACCCCTTTCATCCAGGGAGAATCTTCACAGGGAATGTATTCCATAGATTTTTATGATGATAAATTTGGGATTGCAGTAGGTGGAGATTATACCAAGCAGGATGAAAACATCAACAATATTGCAACAACCCATGACGCCGGGAAAACATGGCAGATACAGGCTTCCGGGAAAAATGCCGGCTATACGACCTGTGTGAAGATCAAGCCGGGTTCAAAAGGGAAAGAAATCATTGCTGTAGGGGATAAGCATATCAGCTATTCCTCTGATTTCGGGAAAACCTGGAAAAAAATTTCTGATGAGAAAGGATTCTTTGTTTGCAGCTGGGTGAATGGAAACACTATAGTTTTTGCAGGAAATAACAGAATCTCTGTGATGAAATTAAAATTTTAA
- the hemN gene encoding oxygen-independent coproporphyrinogen III oxidase: MNSLIDKYNIPGPRYTSYPTVPYWDETTFSAEKWKETVIRSFHESNSDEGISIYIHLPFCEALCTFCACHKRITKQHSVEIPYLESVLKEWKLYLELFEEKPKLKELHLGGGTPTFFSPKNLKTLLEGIFETVEIAEHPEFSFEGHPNNTTRDHLQTLYDLGFRRVSFGVQDYDPKVQKAINRIQPFENVKNVTEWAKEIGYRGISHDLVFGLPHQTWEAMEYTIRKTMELKPDRLAFYSYAHVPWVKGVGQRGFDENDLPSGEEKRRLYEDGKKLLEDLGYIEVGMDHFSLEHDDLYQSLIHKKLHRNFMGYTSSNTQLMIGLGMSAISDSWYAFAQNVKTVEEYQKMVEEGNIPVVKGHILNEEDLTVRRHILNLMCQLETTFTDKNSFPELENAFEMLEEMEKDELVEIFDHQIKITEKGRAFTRNVAMVFDLRMMRNKPETRIFSMTI; this comes from the coding sequence ATGAATTCTCTAATAGATAAGTATAATATTCCCGGACCCCGTTACACGTCTTACCCCACTGTTCCTTATTGGGACGAAACTACGTTTTCGGCTGAAAAGTGGAAAGAAACAGTGATCCGTTCATTTCACGAGAGTAATTCAGACGAAGGAATTTCTATTTATATTCACCTGCCTTTCTGCGAGGCACTGTGCACGTTTTGTGCGTGCCACAAACGTATAACCAAACAGCATAGCGTTGAAATTCCGTATCTGGAAAGCGTTTTAAAGGAGTGGAAACTCTATCTTGAACTTTTTGAAGAGAAACCGAAGCTGAAAGAGCTTCACCTTGGTGGTGGTACACCTACTTTCTTTTCACCGAAAAATTTAAAGACCTTATTGGAAGGTATTTTTGAAACGGTAGAAATTGCAGAACATCCTGAATTCTCTTTTGAAGGACATCCTAACAATACAACCAGAGATCATCTTCAGACTTTATATGATCTTGGTTTCAGAAGAGTAAGCTTTGGAGTTCAGGATTATGATCCTAAGGTTCAGAAGGCAATCAACAGGATACAGCCTTTTGAAAATGTAAAAAATGTGACGGAATGGGCTAAGGAAATCGGTTACAGAGGGATCAGCCATGATCTTGTGTTCGGACTTCCGCACCAGACCTGGGAGGCAATGGAATATACGATCCGGAAAACAATGGAACTGAAGCCGGACAGACTTGCCTTTTATTCTTACGCCCATGTTCCATGGGTAAAAGGAGTAGGACAGAGAGGTTTTGATGAAAATGACCTTCCGAGCGGTGAAGAAAAACGCCGTTTGTATGAAGACGGGAAAAAATTGCTGGAAGATTTAGGATATATTGAAGTGGGAATGGACCATTTTTCCCTGGAACATGATGATCTGTACCAATCTTTAATCCATAAAAAGCTTCACAGAAACTTTATGGGCTATACTTCAAGCAATACCCAACTGATGATAGGTCTTGGAATGTCTGCTATTTCAGATTCCTGGTATGCTTTCGCCCAGAATGTAAAAACGGTGGAGGAATATCAGAAAATGGTGGAAGAAGGCAATATTCCTGTAGTAAAAGGGCATATCCTTAACGAAGAAGATCTTACCGTGAGAAGACATATTCTGAACCTCATGTGCCAGCTTGAAACTACCTTTACAGATAAGAATTCTTTCCCTGAACTTGAAAATGCATTTGAAATGCTGGAAGAAATGGAAAAGGACGAATTGGTGGAGATCTTCGATCATCAGATCAAAATTACTGAAAAAGGACGGGCATTTACGAGAAACGTTGCGATGGTTTTTGACCTAAGAATGATGAGGAACAAACCGGAAACAAGGATTTTCTCTATGACGATATAA
- the dapF gene encoding diaminopimelate epimerase yields the protein MEFYKYQGTGNDFVMIDNRDLQFPKNKDIIEKLCDRRFGIGADGLILLENDKDYDFKMVYYNSDGGESTMCGNGGRCLVAFAFFLDIFEDRCKFIAIDGEHEAEIHNGIIKLKMIDVDTISGDGEDTVMNTGSPHYVKYVEDLVNYNVFAEGHGIRNSENYKENGINVNFVEKIKDDEIFVRTYERGVEDETYSCGTGVTASALTFLQKNNLISVKVKTLGGNLKVHAEKNGNSFQNIWLEGPAKQVFRGKTDLI from the coding sequence ATGGAATTTTATAAATATCAGGGGACGGGAAATGATTTTGTAATGATAGACAACCGTGATCTGCAGTTTCCCAAGAATAAAGATATTATTGAAAAATTATGTGACAGACGTTTCGGAATCGGTGCAGATGGACTTATCCTTCTTGAAAATGATAAGGACTACGATTTCAAAATGGTATACTACAATTCTGACGGCGGAGAAAGCACCATGTGCGGAAACGGCGGAAGATGCCTCGTTGCATTTGCTTTCTTCCTGGACATTTTTGAAGACAGATGCAAATTCATTGCGATAGACGGTGAACATGAAGCAGAAATCCATAACGGGATCATCAAATTAAAGATGATTGACGTGGATACTATTTCCGGTGACGGAGAAGATACTGTAATGAATACGGGATCGCCCCATTATGTAAAATATGTGGAAGATTTAGTGAACTACAATGTTTTTGCAGAAGGTCACGGCATCAGAAACTCGGAAAATTATAAGGAAAATGGCATCAATGTGAATTTTGTAGAAAAAATTAAAGATGATGAAATTTTTGTAAGAACCTATGAACGAGGCGTTGAGGATGAAACTTACAGCTGCGGAACAGGAGTTACAGCTTCCGCTTTAACTTTTCTGCAAAAAAACAATCTAATTTCTGTAAAAGTTAAAACTTTAGGAGGAAATCTTAAAGTTCATGCTGAAAAAAACGGAAATTCTTTCCAAAACATTTGGCTTGAAGGTCCTGCAAAGCAAGTTTTTAGAGGTAAAACAGATCTTATTTAA
- the mltG gene encoding endolytic transglycosylase MltG, which translates to MKKTVLIIALIIVGAAGFFGLRFYNKYYGNNVEKDGYVLIPHKADFKQILDSVGPYVKDKEAFEAVAKDKNLDRFFKPGRYHFQPGAGNTNLVNMIKAGNQSENTFRIGDFGDMYQMIGKVTKKTELDSLQFVNDLNKVAVEKGYNNAEDLKKYFFIDTYNFFWTVSPKDFFKKFDEQYNEFWTSERKNREQQSGLTRDQIYALASIVYKESGGKKDEMKTIAGLYLNRYRKGMKLQSDPTVIYAINKQTNFKEPIKRVLYKHLSTPSPYNTYANAGIPPGPICIVDKNSVDAVLNAENNNYIFMCADPKRFGYHKFTASAEEHAINAKAYQDWLNSKNIK; encoded by the coding sequence ATGAAAAAAACTGTTCTTATTATCGCTCTCATTATTGTTGGAGCGGCAGGATTTTTTGGTTTGAGATTTTATAATAAATATTATGGAAACAACGTGGAAAAGGACGGTTATGTTCTGATCCCGCATAAAGCAGATTTCAAGCAGATTCTTGATTCCGTGGGTCCATATGTAAAAGATAAGGAAGCTTTTGAAGCAGTAGCAAAGGATAAAAATCTGGACAGGTTTTTTAAGCCAGGTCGCTATCATTTCCAACCGGGAGCAGGAAACACGAACCTTGTGAATATGATTAAGGCCGGAAACCAGTCTGAAAATACCTTCAGAATAGGAGATTTCGGAGATATGTACCAGATGATAGGAAAGGTTACCAAAAAAACAGAGCTGGATTCCTTACAGTTTGTGAATGACCTGAATAAAGTAGCCGTAGAAAAAGGTTATAATAATGCTGAAGACTTAAAAAAGTATTTTTTCATAGATACTTATAATTTTTTCTGGACGGTAAGCCCTAAAGATTTCTTTAAAAAGTTTGATGAACAGTACAATGAATTCTGGACAAGCGAAAGAAAAAACCGCGAGCAGCAATCCGGACTGACCAGGGACCAGATCTATGCGCTGGCATCTATTGTCTACAAAGAATCCGGAGGAAAAAAGGATGAAATGAAAACCATTGCAGGATTGTACCTGAACCGTTACAGAAAAGGCATGAAACTTCAGTCGGATCCTACAGTAATTTATGCAATCAATAAGCAGACAAATTTTAAGGAGCCTATTAAAAGAGTATTGTACAAACATTTGTCAACACCATCGCCCTACAACACCTATGCGAATGCAGGGATTCCTCCGGGACCTATCTGTATCGTAGATAAAAATTCTGTAGATGCGGTTTTGAATGCAGAAAACAATAATTATATCTTTATGTGTGCTGATCCTAAAAGATTTGGCTATCATAAATTTACAGCAAGTGCAGAAGAGCATGCCATTAATGCAAAAGCTTATCAGGACTGGCTGAATTCCAAAAATATAAAATAA